One part of the Raphanus sativus cultivar WK10039 chromosome 7, ASM80110v3, whole genome shotgun sequence genome encodes these proteins:
- the LOC108814112 gene encoding NADH--cytochrome b5 reductase 1 — translation MVDTEFLRTLDRQILLGVFVAFVAVGAGAAYYLSSSKKRRGCLDPENFKDFKLVTKQQLSHNVAKFVFELPTPTSLLGLPIGQHISCRGKDAQGEDVIKPYTPTTLDSDLGRFELVIKMYPQGRMSHHFREMRVGDHLAVKGPKGRFKYQPGQFRAFGMLAGGSGITPMFQVARAILENPTDKTKVHLVYANVTYEDILLKEELESLTSNYPDQFKIYYVLNQPPETWDGGVGFVSKEMIQAHCPAPASDIQILRCGPPPMNKAMAANLEALGYSPEMQFQF, via the exons ATGGTGGATACAGAGTTCCTCCGAACCCTAGATCGTCAGATTCTCTTGGGTGTCTTCGTCGCTTTCGTCGCCGTCGGTGCCGGTGCTGCTTACTATCTCTCTTCCTCCAAAAAACGCAGAG gGTGTTTGGATCCAGAGAACTTCAAGGATTTTAAGCTTGTTACGAAGCAACAGCTCAGTCACAATGTGGCTAAATTCGTGTTTGAGCTTCCAACTCCTACCTCCCTCTTGGGTCTTCCCATTGGTCAACACATCAGCTGCAG GGGAAAGGATGCTCAAGGAGAGGATGTTATTAAGCCTTACACTCCCACAACCTTAGATTCTGACCTTGGACGTTTTGAACTTGTTATCAAG ATGTATCCGCAAGGAAGGATGTCTCATCATTTCAGGGAGATGCGTGTTGGAGACCATCTTGCTGTCAAGGGACCAAAG GGTAGGTTCAAGTATCAGCCAGGTCAGTTTAGGGCATTTGGAATGCTTGCTGGAGGTTCAGGCATCACTCCCATGTTCCAA GTGGCAAGAGCAATTCTAGAAAACCCAACAGACAAGACAAAGGTGCACCTCGTTTACGCCAATGTCACATACGAAGACATTCTCTTAAAG GAAGAATTGGAGAGTCTTACATCCAATTACCCAGACCAGTTCAAAATCTACTATGTTCTGAACCAG CCTCCAGAAACATGGGATGGTGGTGTTGGATTTGTATCTAAGGAAATGATTCAGGCCCACTGCCCTGCACCAGCATCTGATATTCAG ATCCTGAGATGTGGACCACCGCCGATGAACAAGGCCATGGCTGCAAACCTTGAAGCTCTTGGTTACTCTCCAGAGATGCAGTTCCAGTTCTGA
- the LOC108818195 gene encoding AAA-ATPase At5g17760, with protein MFFSKDLPSPTSIFTAYASMAGYMMMIRSMAHELIPAPIQEFIYSSLRSLFHRSSSTTLTLTIDDDNMGMSNEIYRAAQTYLSTKISPDAIRLRISKGHKDKHVNLFLSDGEIVTDVYQDVELKWIFVTDGGGDKKTAGGGGGGRRRGGGGGRRSPVDDDGKSEYFELSFDKKHKDLILNSYIPHVETKAKEIRDERRILMLHSLNSLRWESVILEHPSTFETMAMEDQLKRDVIDDLDRFIRRKEFYKRVGKAWKRGYLLYGPPGTGKSSLVAAMANYLKFDVYDLQLASVMRDSDLRRLLLATRNRSILVIEDIDCAVDLPNRVEQQQPGGEGKNRGESQGPLTLSGLLNFIDGLWSSCGDERIIIFTTNHKDRLDPALLRPGRMDMHIYMGHCTFQGFKTLASNYLGLNDTTTMPHRLYPEIERLMEGDVITPAQVAEELMKSEDADMALEGLVSVLEKMRFKAADESSQVMAKKEGRLEMDEMTLKRDAEGSPRKNSKKIKKLVLFWT; from the exons ATGTTTTTCTCAAAGGATCTTCCCTCACCTACATCGATCTTCACAGCGTACGCATCAATGGCGGGTTACATGATGATGATACGATCAATGGCTCACGAGCTCATCCCAGCACCGATCCAAGAGTTCATCTACTCTTCTCTCCGGTCTCTGTTCCACCGCTCTTCCTCCACGACTCTGACTCTAACCATCGACGATGACAACATGGGCATGAGCAACGAGATCTACCGAGCAGCTCAGACTTACCTCTCCACCAAGATCAGTCCGGACGCGATCAGGCTCAGAATCAGCAAAGGGCACAAAGACAAACACGTCAACCTCTTCCTCAGCGACGGTGAGATCGTCACCGACGTGTACCAAGACGTGGAGCTTAAATGGATATTCGTCACAGACGGAGGCGGAGACAAGAAAACCGCCGGCGGTGGTGGAGGCGGCAGAAGAAGAGGAGGCGGCGGAGGGAGGAGGAGCCCTGTGGACGACGACGGTAAGAGCGAGTACTTCGAGCTGAGTTTCGACAAGAAGCACAAAGACTTGATCCTCAACTCTTACATCCCTCACGTAGAGACCAAAGCCAAAGAGATACGAGACGAGAGGAGGATCCTGATGCTGCATTCTCTCAACTCCCTCCGGTGGGAGTCGGTCATCCTCGAGCACCCTTCCACCTTCGAGACGATGGCCATGGAGGATCAGCTCAAGCGTGACGTCATAGACGATCTTGATAGGTTCATTAGGAGGAAAGAGTTTTACAAGAGGGTGGGGAAAGCTTGGAAGAGGGGTTACTTGCTGTACGGGCCACCGGGTACCGGGAAGTCTAGTCTTGTCGCCGCCATGGCGAATTACCTCAAGTTTGATGTCTATGATCTTCAGCTGGCCAGCGTGATGCGTGACTCTGACCTGAGGAGGCTCTTGCTTGCGACGCGTAACCGCTCGATTCTTGTCATTGAAGATATCGACTGTGCGGTGGATTTGCCCAATAGAGTGGAGCAGCAACAGCCTGGTGGTGAAGGCAAGAACCGTGGCGAGTCTCAG GGACCTTTGACGTTATCAGGGCTGCTGAATTTCATAGACGGGTTATGGTCAAGCTGTGGAGACGAGCGGATTATAATATTCACCACGAACCATAAAGACAGGCTTGACCCGGCCTTACTACGTCCTGGTCGTATGGACATGCACATTTACATGGGACATTGCACTTTCCAAGGATTCAAGACTCTGGCCTCGAACTATTTGGGCTTGAACGACACAACCACAATGCCACACCGTCTTTACCCGGAGATAGAGCGGCTGATGGAAGGGGATGTAATTACGCCGGCACAAGTGGCAGAGGAGCTGATGAAAAGTGAGGATGCTGACATGGCGCTTGAGGGTTTGGTGAGTGTTTTAGAGAAGATGAGGTTTAAAGCTGCTGATGAATCGAGTCAGGTGATGGCTAAGAAGGAGGGTAGATTGGAGATGGATGAGATGACATTAAAGCGTGATGCTGAGGGTTCTCCGAGGAAGAACAGCAAAAAGATTAAGAAACTTGTTCTGTTTTGGACTTAA
- the LOC108816529 gene encoding probable lysophospholipase BODYGUARD 5, whose protein sequence is MMASTFQENCISVINGAPSKAVFFLFDLLDNFLCIVFRFLDQVMEEKLESCQCNNPQETAEFSGYEFLQDHQHLSETLYRRRNVFREAGFLRFARKLPEITKKIEKPKKVPREVANRWSDCGCKNCVSWTNSDKLNVIVKQPSVSPDLLMSNKPIESVIFIHGILASSSYWTNTVFKYLPETTEKTNYRFFAVDLLGFGDSPKPRDCRYTLKEHVEMVEKSVILPYNLTSFHVVAHSMGSIVAVALAAKFSGSVKSVALVAPPYFGDKEGASCDALDVIAEKKLWPPTSFFSAMMVWYEHIARGVCFIVCKHHRTWEKIIKIITWRSKVPMAVTELTKHTHQSSWHSMHNVLCGGAKFTDKHLESLINSGVKISVVHGDKDAAVPIDCLWNMKAKFPEVEVEVIAGTDHSSVIMSRKEVFVANLVSLWASSGKKQN, encoded by the exons ATGATGGCTTCAACCTTCCAAGAAAACTGTATTTCAGTAATCAACGGAGCTCCGAGTAAGgctgtcttcttcctttttgaCCTTCTCGACAATTTTCTCTGCATCGTTTTCAGATTCCTCGACCAAGTTATGGAAGAAAAACTAGAGTCCTGCCAATGCAACAACCCTCAAGAGACAGCAGAGTTCTCCGGATACGAGTTTCTTCAAGACCACCAACACTTGTCCGAGACTCTTTACCGTAGGAGAAACGTTTTCCGAGAAGCTGGTTTTCTCCGGTTTGCGAGAAAACTCCCTGAGATCACCAAGAAAATTG AGAAACCGAAGAAAGTCCCTCGTGAGGTTGCAAACCGGTGGTCTGATTGTGGTTGCAAGAATTGTGTTTCTTGGACTAACAGCGATAAACTTAACGTGATCGTCAAGCAACCTTCAGTATCTCCGG aTTTATTGATGAGCAACAAACCGATAGAGAGCGTTATATTCATACACGGTATCTTAGCATCTTCATCGTATTGGACCAACACAGTGTTCAAATATCTACCCGAGACCACCGAGAAAACTAACTACAGATTCTTCGCGGTCGATCTTCTAGGGTTTGGAGACAGTCCAAAACCTAGAGACTGTCGGTATACGTTGAAAGAACATGTTGAAATGGTCGAGAAATCGGTTATTTTACCATACAATTTGACTTCATTCCATGTTGTAGCACACTCCATGGGAAGCATCGTTGCAGTAGCCTTAGCTGCCAAATTCTCCGGCAGTGTCAAGTCCGTCGCCTTAGTAGCTCCG cCGTACTTTGGTGATAAAGAAGGAGCAAGTTGTGATGCTCTTGATGTGATCGCCGAGAAGAAACTCTGGCCACCGACTTCGTTTTTCTCAGCGATGATGGTTTGGTACGAACACATTGCACGTGGTGTTTGTTTCATTGTTTGTAAGCACCACCGCACATGGGAGAAGATCATCAAAATTATAACTTGGAGAAG TAAAGTACCAATGGCGGTAACCGAACTGACCAAGCACACGCATCAGTCATCGTGGCACAGCATGCATAATGTGTTATGCGGTGGAGCGAAATTCACGGATAAACACCTAGAAAGTTTGATAAACTCTGGTGTTAAAATCAGTGTGGTGCATGGGGACAAAGATGCTGCCGTTCCTATTGATTGTCTATGGAACATGAAAGCCAAGTTTCCCGAGGTTGAAGTTGAGGTTATCGCCGGAACTGATCATAGTTCGGTGATAATGAGTAGAAAAGAGGTCTTTGTTGCAAATCTTGTAAGCTTGTGGGCTTCTTCcggaaagaaacaaaactag
- the LOC108817880 gene encoding uncharacterized protein LOC108817880, which produces MAGLLKTPSLHLTPSLTHAPSVPFKPFCVSFAGGRRTSFSLSRRASLRSVSGGCPLRLVNFVPFASGEAETTETEVESSEPEVQETDGAEGENAGGEEEEAAVTIALLSSYKEALAENNEEKIAEIEASLKSIEDEKFQLQEKAASLSNELTVERDRLIRISADFDNFRKRNERERLNLVSNAQGEVVENLLAVLDNFERAKSQIKVETEGEEKVTNSYQSIYKQFVEILGSLGVVTVETVGKQFDPMLHEAIMREDSAEYEEGIVLEEYRKGFLLGERLLRPSMVKVSAGPGPEKPGETEGEVAVAQGSAEGAEAEASSSS; this is translated from the exons ATGGCCGGTCTACTCAAAACGCCGTCTTTACACCTCACGCCGTCTCTCACTCATGCACCCTCTGTGCCCTTCAAGCCCTTCTGCGTCTCCTTCGCCGGAGGAAGGAGAACCAGCTTCTCACTCTCTCGCCGAGCTTCTCTGCGTTCCGTCTCTGGTGGCTGTCCTCTCCGTTTAGTTAACTTCGTACCCTTTGCTTCTGGAGAAGCCGAAACGACTGAGACTGAGGTGGAATCGAGCGAACCTGAAGTCCAG GAGACGGATGGTGCTGAGGGTGAAAACGCTGGcggtgaggaagaagaagcggCGGTTACCATAGCATTGCTGAGTTCATACAAAGAAGCTTTAGCAGAGAACAACGAGGAGAAGATTGCTGAGATAGAAGCGTCACTGAAGTCCATCGAAGATGAAAAGTTTCAGCTCCAGGAGAAAGCCGCCTCTTTATCTAATGAGTTAACTGTAGAGAGGGATCGGCTGATAAGGATCAGTGCGGACTTCGACAACTTCAGGAAGAGGAACGAGAGGGAGAGGCTGAACCTTGTTTCAAATGCTCAAGGGGAGGTTGTTGAGAATCTGTTGGCGGTTTTGGATAATTTCGAGAGAGCTAAGTCCCAGATCAAGGTGGAGACCGAGGGAGAAGAGAAAGTCACAAACAGCTACCAGAGCATATACAAACAGTTTGTTGAGATTCTAGGTTCGCTTGGTGTTGTCACTGTGGAGACTGTCGGCAAGCAGTTTGATCCGATG CTACACGAGGCAATAATGAGGGAGGATTCTGCGGAATACGAAGAGGGTATAGTACTTGAAGAATACAGGAAAGGTTTCTTGCTAGGGGAAAGACTTTTACGTCCTTCAATGGTGAAAGTGTCAGCTGGACCCGGACCAGAAAAGCCAGGTGAAACTGAAGGAGAAGTAGCCGTTGCACAAGGAAGCGCAGAAGGAGCAGAAGCAGAAGCGTCTTCTTCATCTTGA